AAAATATTATTATGTTTTGAAAtctaattgataaaaaaaatttaatagtatAATGAAGAAAAATAATAGATTTTTGGGACTTTCTTTTTACTAATATTAAtcttgtaaaatgaatacatcattaaaagaaattatgaaaaaataaatggaaaCTATTTTAATAGAGTGTTTTTAAACTTAGGGATTATACTAGTTAAGTGTAATTCATGTATCACAAATCAGATTGATACAATTTACGTACGGCATTCTAAATTAGTATGCCAACTAAGCCCATCCCCATGTACCTTATATCCAACTAAGTGCGTAATATGTACCTGTGCCATGATCCAAGGCGTACCATGTCTCAGGTAATTGAGCGAGATATATGTCAGAGATGTGGTAAACAATTGTTAaacagttaaaaaaaaaagggatgttaattttttttttttttttttgtattaccACATGTATGATAAAATAATAATGATGGTAAATCCAATTTCAATGGGCTTTGCAAGTTCCATAATTTGTATAAAACAATAATGATAAGAAATATCTAAATTCTCCAGGATAGTTCAATCCTAAAAATGTCTAGAATGCAGACATTATTATTGCATGGCAAGACAAATGGTACAGTATGTGGATAGCTAGTGCTACAACTACCATAGAACTCTCATCGTATTGTTCACATAGAGAGCATATTCTATCAATCCAACAAGTAGAAGCTATTTTATTCCAACTGCCACTAAAGACATTCAAGAGTATTATTTACCTTATATACTTGGCATTTTGAAAAAGTAAAAACTTCTAAACTAATCATCAATATTCCCACAGATAAAATGAATAGCTGATATAGAGATTCTGATAGATGCCTAGCATACCTGTGTGGATAGTCAATTACCACGCCACCAGCAAATCCAGCATGCATTGCAGATCTCAAAATCAGCTCACGCTGGGCTAGATTTTCAGGATACACTTGAAATACTGCTCTAGCTCCCCTTGCCAGGCATCTATATAATGATCCAAAGAAAGCCCTATATTGAAATTGACAGACAAGTTAATAATGGAAGGGAACACGTATCAGTAGTTCAAAAGTACTCCAATTAAATAAATCATGTGCAATTTTTTTGATGATACTATGTAATAGAGTAGTAGGGTAAATaagggagagagggagagagaagacaTACTTCAATCTCAGTTTTGGCTCATGGGAGGACTTGTCAGCATTGCATAACCACTGCCATgtcaaatcaaaataaataagGTTAGCTGAGCAAGACATTCAATAAAGTGCCATGTAATTTGACAATTAAACAAAAATGTTTATGAACAAGGCTGCTGTACTAAACACTCCAAAACAATGGGAAGTTTCCTGCATAATAATGAATTAGATATCTGGATATGCACCCACATCAAATATTGGAACATTAGTTGACATAACATACACAATAACTTAATACCCTTTCATCCTCCCGTCCAATGCAACTTCCTCGTCCAATTTCAAAAACACTAAATAGCCTACTGTATATGTGTTTAAGAATTGACATCATCAATCCTGGGCCATTTCTTTACcttgatttatatatttttaacaaaGTAAAGCTtttgaaagaaaaggaaaaagaagaagtacAGATTCATCAAATGCAAGCTTCATCACTGTGGTCTTAGCTCAAATAGTAAACGGGTAGAGGGTGGAAAGGCAGGTATACATTATTAGCATCAAATCAACTGCCATCTATAATCTATAAAACAAAAAGGCACTAAATTTGCCTACTAACAATTTTCAACAAACAAACAGTATAGCCATGTGCTTGAAAATATGAAAATACATGGATTTGTGGGTCCTCTTTCAATGGTCATTCCTATTCTATAGTGTAGTCCCTCTCCCTAAAAGGTGTACTGCTATAAGTAGTCAAGTCAACAGAAACCCATATTATGCTATCATGAAAGTGGAACTCAGTAGTCAGAATGCATCATAACCACAACTGTATGTAATCAAAACTACAAAGCATAAATTAGCTTGCTTTCTTTATTAGATCTTTGCTACATACAGTGACGGACTAACTGATTTATACAACAGGCTGAAACATTTACCTACAAGCTACATGTAACGGAAAAAGAGGCCATAGAGAGCCTCAAatatgattgaaaaaaaaaagtgaaatatgatttaggaattttatttatataaacggagatggagtggtactgccccaaagtaatcactttaaatatctcggctcaatccttcaagtaaatgggggatgtgaggaggatattagtcataggatcaaagccggatggttgaaatgGAGAAGTGCCACAGAAGTGTTATGTGATCgcaaaattcccaataagttgaaaggaaaattttaccttaCAGCCaaacgaccggctatgttatatggtagtgttgGGTATTGAAGGAATCGTatatgtctaagataagagttgcggagatgagaatgttaggtgaatgagtggccatactagactagataaaatccgtaatgagagtattagagaaaaggtagaagtggtgccaattgaggataagttgagagaattgagattgaggtggtttggtcatgtgaagcgtaaacatacggaggctccagttagacaaatatagcacattaggttagaggatagaaagaaaaggaggggtagacctaaactgacttggagaaaagtagtataacatgacctagaaacattacatatttctgaggatttaacccaaaatcgtatagaatggagaaagagaatccatatagccgaccccaaactattgggataaaggcttagttgagttaagttgagtatTTATGTAAACGGAGATAAGCAAATTACACCACCAAGCCTCCCTTCCAAGAAATGAACACTTAATACATGTCATAGCTTGTCAAGTTACTAAACATATTAATTATGTTTATTCCCttgtatataatttatattttctctTCCCTGTCACACAATGCAGATCTGCAACTCTTACACTCTACCTTATGTGTAAGGATCAAAGGGGTCTTGAAACCTAGGTGCAAGCCATTAGCTTTAGGCATGTGCTTGAGCGGTAGCTCAAAGGAAAGGCGAAGGTGAATGAATGGGCCAAGACGAGTCCATGAAGAGTGAGATGGGCTTACTTGAGCTTGGACCAACTATTGCTAAAAAGTTAAAACTAACCAATTAGTTAACTGACCCTCCACCTTTATAAGCCGACTCTTGACACTCCCCTCAAGTGGTAACCATTTTAGTTGACACTTGAAACTTAAAATTCTCTCCCTAAAACTTTGAACTTTAATGTAGTGGCAACACCGGGAGCCTTGACACTTGAATTGAACTAGGCCAGACCCGCTTTGATATCATATCACAAACTTGAATTGAACAGGCGAAAGTGAATGAATAGGCCAAAGCAAAAGTCTATAAAGAGTAAGATGGGCTCATTTGGGCTTGAACTAACCATTGTTAAGAGGTTAGAACTAACCAATTAGTTAGTTAGCCCTCCAACCTTACAAGTCTGACTCTTGACAATATTCAAAATTAAGTATCTTAAAATGCACAATGCCAAATTGCAATTGAAGGGGGTAGGGGTCGCAAATGAAGTAAACAAGAGAGAAACTATAAACCCAAAGCATGAGTTTTCCAAAAATAAGCTTATTACTTCCTTTTAGTGAGTAGACGCTTTATCAAAGAATGCATGGAACAAACCTAATGACACAGGGTTGCATAACAATAATGACTCAAACAGGTAGACCATCAGGGAAATAAGGacaagaaattgaagaaattagaAAAGCAGACAACAActtgtacaaaaaaaaaatggtaaCCAACATCACAGTTGTGTAAATCAAAAGAAAAATCTAACACTGTTTTAGCAAAGCTTTCAACACAATATATGCATACAAGCTATCAGCACACGAGTATGTCCAACCTGAACAGCAGAGATACTGATGGCACCATCAATAACTCCAGGACGAAGAGCTAAACCCTGCATATAATGTACACTTATTATTGCCAAAAGAAAACTATCCATTAAAGCCCACAGCAACAAGAATGCAAGTACAATCACATGCCATCATAGTTTTTTACTAAAATAGCATCGAGCAAAAAAATCCATATATAAAAACAACAAAGAGAATTAAGGAATTCATGATGATTATGCAACAAAAGATAACTACAAATGAAGTtgcaaaaaccctaattttatttcttaaattaccCTATCTAGTCCTCCATTTGCACTCAGATTCAGTCACTCTTGTCAACCAAGTGAATTACTAACAGGCCACACATGCCAAATTACAGACCATGTATTGTATATTTTCCGGTGGCCTTGATGcttgttttaatttcaatttttcctGCTGGCCATATTCATTTCTTCAGCTTGTAGTATGTACTGATTAACCTATTTAAAAATTATCCCCTAAAATGCAAGAAACCAGAAATAACTTCACTTCAAAATTACTCATGCATTTTAACTTCACTTCAAAATTACTCATGCATTTTATGTctgacattacattataaatgtaATGATTGCTCAACCGTCCTGATGAtatgacaaataaaaatggaaaaaaaaataacaGAATTTTAGGTGCATACCTGCCCCATATCACCAAGCAAAAGATCACCCTCAACCTCCCGCTCCAATGCAATATCTAACTTTCACAAATAGTTCTTGCTATAAAATGATCTTATATAAAAAGTGTCACAAGACAATAAATTAACAAATCAACTAAACTGGTAATAGACATACTAAGCATTGATTGTGAAATGTCTAAACCAATCCATTGGTGCCCATTTTCAGTGAGTGTCTCTCCACTAAGTCCTGACCCACAACCTGCAAAAAGAGACAAAAACAGTCAAGATTAACAGAACAAAACATATTCATCTAGATATTTAAGAAATTAGAAATTTAATACCAATGTCAAGAAGTAATCTAGGGACTCCATCATCAGGCAAAGCAAGAAGCTCTACTGCTCTCTCTGATAGCTTTGCCTAAACCAACacgaaaaaaaaagggtaatttaTGATTACTTATCAAAAGCTAATTATCAAAATTGGGCACATAAATACCTGAATTTCAATGATACGAGAAGAAGAAGTGTATTTTCGAGCTTCAGCATCATCATAGAATATCTCCGGCGGTGCTAATAACTCAGGCCGACTTGCCATCTCTTCACTCAACAACTAAGAAAGCAGAATTCGGGAATGCAATTACAATCAgaatttcttattattattattttctttgtgtTTGGGAGAAATTCAAGCAATTTACGGTAGCAAATAAAAGGATTTTTACAGCCAAGGATGGAGGCTAGGGTTTGAGAGGGATTTTTATTTGCATTAATGTCCAATTTGCCccgttaattatttaaattttcaatttaacccATTTTTCACTTTTAATTCATTAACTATTTTTATATTctcatatataattaaataaatttataaaattaaaattgaaattgaaaactaaattgttataattataagtaaataaaattaaaaagcataaaaatattatattaatattttcatataattaattaaaatttaaaaaattataatcagtttaattaactaaaattaaaaatataaaaatattattttcatattttcatataattaattaaaattaaataataaataatatttctatactttcatataattaattaaaactaaaaaatttaaaattatttataattaactaaattataaaaaatatttttttatattttcatataattaattaaaattacacaaatgacaataattataattataattaacaaaaattaaaattgtataaaaacactatttttatattgtatataattatttaaaatttaaatttaaattaaaattcattataaattaaaataaaattaaaacaactttaaattaaaattaaaaaaaaaaaaacgtacgCACCTTTAGAGGTTGTGGACATCATGCATATCAATTTTGATAATTTGAGctttaatgaaaattttaaggATTAATTTAGCTCAAAagtagttaaaaaaataaaataaatatgttcaATAAATATTgagaataaattaaataatattttaattttatttttataccaAAAAGGTGGAGGTTAACCCAAAATTAACGAGGAATAAAAATGTATATGAATTATTTCATTTTTTGGtatttaaaaattcaatttttttcattttcattctcACATACTAAGAAATTTGATTaccacaattaagagaattatcatttttcttttcaGTCTAGAATTAAAACACAggaatgagaataattattttattaaatgctAAATGTtcaatcttactcatttatttatgttatatttttatattattaattaaaataaaaatataaaaataatattatatatttcaaataattaataaaaaattataattataattataaaaattataatcattaaataattataataactaaaataagtgtaattatagtatttaaaataatcttaataattaaaataattaattaaaaataaaataattatattaataagtaaaatataactatattatttttatattttcatatgaaTGATTAAAATTGaacattataattataattaattatacctGACTTAGAATGAAACAcagtaaaaatataatatttatattttcatataatcaattttaaataaaaattttaatataattaattttaattatttaaagtaaaagtataaaaatattatttttatttataattaaataaaattaaaaaattataattataattaatttaaattaaaaaatataaaaaaaaatattatttttataatctcttataataattaaaattaaaaagtaaaaatatacaaaaaataattttaaatttatttttattaaatacaaaataagtttgatttcaattttataatttatatatgcaAATCAAACACATTGTAGTTTGATTTCGATTTCGATTGTAGTTTTACACATAgctactaaaaattttaatatataaataattttaatttatatattttttaaatttaatatataaaaataaaataatattttaaatttatcattaattactctatattttattattatttttgtttacaaattaaactttttatccttcaaatttctttaatattgatttcacaataaaaatatgaaaaatataacAATATTAATAGAAGTATTGATTAAAGATATAGGATAATTTGAAgttgattaaattatttaatattgccatcattttaaaatattattattttatatattatcttATTATATTGAAGAAGCATAATATACtcaaatattatctttatttagtaatattaataatattctaaaaataatattaataatttaaaaagcaTAATAATGCTACTTATCATAGCATTAACTTACATATACAATGAATTAATAACCTAATAATTAATTTACTCTAAAAAAAAACTTCataattaattagtaaaaaataagagaacttaatgaaattaaataagcaTATTCTCATTTAACAATATCATCTTATATTAATAAAACTTTTACGATTATAAAAATTAActacattataattttaataaaaaaaattaaaatagctaaatatataaatttcaaagaaaaagttaTTCAcacctttaatttttaaaaccTCTCTGTGCACCTCTAAACTTTAAAAACTACAATAAGCTAACCTCTATCCAATTCAACAAAAGTCATGCACCCAATTCTATCTCCTCCTGCTGTAGGGATGACAAAAGTTTTCGAACCCAACCCACTCTGCCCGCTCCAAACCTAATCAAATTCCTCTAACCTTGATTTGTGTAGGGTGGGAACAAAAAAACCTTCTCCCTATGCCCGAAACTTTGTAACCCGCCCGACatagtaatatattattattttttattaaaaataatttattttttatatatttaaatattataattttaataaaatataaaaatatattgttaaaataatgtGTCAAACTTGTTTTTCTAATTATattctattttttaataaataaatttat
Above is a genomic segment from Hevea brasiliensis isolate MT/VB/25A 57/8 chromosome 17, ASM3005281v1, whole genome shotgun sequence containing:
- the LOC110650728 gene encoding 18S rRNA (guanine-N(7))-methyltransferase RID2 — translated: MASRPELLAPPEIFYDDAEARKYTSSSRIIEIQAKLSERAVELLALPDDGVPRLLLDIGCGSGLSGETLTENGHQWIGLDISQSMLNIALEREVEGDLLLGDMGQGLALRPGVIDGAISISAVQWLCNADKSSHEPKLRLKAFFGSLYRCLARGARAVFQVYPENLAQRELILRSAMHAGFAGGVVIDYPHSTKSRKEYLVLTCGPPSITTAIPKAKGEDEESCSDDEISEDEENQTVRFSDRQRPRKMQKITKKGKGREWVLRKKEQMRNKGINVPPNTKYTARKRKARF